In the genome of Pseudanabaena sp. FACHB-2040, one region contains:
- a CDS encoding peptidylprolyl isomerase, protein MIFQLRRWSLLVLAVMTLWLGSCTGSPTANAPQAESPVPPEEPSTPTAALPSSAANLPVLEGTATVELTVNGERIVMELDGTEAPVTAGNFVDLVNRGVYDGLVFHRVVRDPQPFVVQGGDPQSQDPNFPAQQLGTGGFVDPETQSPRNIPLEIKPQGAEQPLYNQTFESARLTTAPALQHSRGAVAMARSQLVDSASSQFYITLADLPFLDGSYAVFGYVTEGMDVVDQIEQGDVIESAQVTAGLENLKTAR, encoded by the coding sequence TTTTTCAACTCCGACGCTGGTCGCTGCTGGTCTTGGCCGTTATGACGCTCTGGCTAGGTAGCTGCACCGGGTCGCCAACGGCCAACGCGCCTCAAGCAGAGTCGCCTGTGCCCCCTGAAGAACCATCTACCCCAACGGCTGCTTTACCTAGCTCGGCTGCCAATCTGCCTGTTTTAGAGGGAACCGCTACCGTTGAACTGACAGTCAATGGCGAACGTATTGTCATGGAACTGGATGGAACGGAAGCGCCGGTGACTGCCGGTAACTTTGTGGATCTGGTTAATCGGGGAGTATACGACGGCCTCGTGTTTCACCGGGTCGTGCGAGACCCGCAGCCTTTTGTGGTGCAGGGCGGCGACCCCCAAAGCCAGGATCCCAACTTTCCGGCTCAGCAGCTGGGAACAGGGGGTTTTGTCGATCCTGAGACCCAGTCTCCCCGCAATATTCCTTTGGAAATTAAGCCTCAAGGGGCTGAACAGCCTTTGTATAACCAAACCTTTGAATCGGCCCGGTTAACGACTGCGCCTGCCCTGCAACATTCACGAGGGGCTGTGGCAATGGCGCGATCGCAACTTGTAGATTCTGCCTCGTCGCAGTTTTACATCACCTTGGCGGATCTGCCCTTTCTCGACGGCAGCTATGCGGTCTTTGGCTATGTCACTGAAGGGATGGACGTGGTAGACCAAATTGAGCAGGGAGATGTGATCGAATCAGCCCAGGTCACAGCGGGTTTAGAGAACCTTAAAACGGCTCGCTAA